A window of Fragaria vesca subsp. vesca linkage group LG7, FraVesHawaii_1.0, whole genome shotgun sequence contains these coding sequences:
- the LOC101313153 gene encoding growth-regulating factor 9-like, whose translation MEGTQIVKVKHEFIEVCSDDEEESSSSAPSIKLGLAVGGGEVGKRRRSSEFTAAQLNELEQQRVIYQYIAAGLPAPFQLVLPIWKSVAGASFSNAAVYQQYPSFVRYGGFDYRNKMDPEPGRCRRTDGKKWRCRRDVVPYEKYCQKHIHRGRQRSRKPVEASEVTPPPSTTLLKNSGGELLNSKKNIQIQTQKGLLLMAQPSNSVSVCHSPTTSSGYHELAKNSSTVAYTTSTPSYITATTPAAAAPSTTAGQMPVTTSASVDNNILIGAKDNGYSYHANNYGIIRGSRNTINVGSNIAPGLGFSPKSVLQAGHMTLVSCNGLYFDNGSGEELEPGRCRRTDGKKWRCKSNVLPNQKYCDRHIHRGVKQMRTSSPVATASTSASAMNSTRPSQITGIAEEIPSTNLTMSIPARSPLVQNDEKSNSSSDSDATITDTSLSAYEQLS comes from the exons ATGGAGGGCACCCAAATCGTGAAAGTGAAGCATGAGTTCATTGAGGTGTGTAGTGATGATGAAGAAGAGTCGTCGTCGTCGGCGCCGTCGATCAAGCTCGGTCTTGCGGTCGGCGGTGGAGAGGTGGGGAAGAGGAGGAGGAGTAGTGAGTTCACGGCGGCGCAGTTGAATGAGCTGGAGCAGCAGAGGGTTATATATCAGTATATAGCTGCGGGGTTGCCTGCTCCGTTTCAGCTTGTGCTTCCCATTTGGAAGAGTGTGGCTGGCGCCAGTTTTTCAAACGCTGCTGTCTACCAGCAATATCCCAGCT TTGTAAGATATGGGGGTTTCGACTACAGGAATAAAATGGATCCTGAGCCAGGAAGGTGTAGAAGAACTGATGGAAAAAAATGGAGGTGTAGAAGGGATGTAGTTCCTTATGAGAAGTACTGTCAGAAACACATACACAGAGGGCGCCAACGTTCAAGAAAGCCTGTGGAAGCTTCTGAAGTCACTCCTCCTCCCAGCACAACGCTGCTCAAGAATTCAGGAGGGGAATTGTTAAATTCAAAGAAAAACATTCAGATTCAAACCCAAAAAGGCCTTCTACTTATGGCGCAACCCTCCAATAGCGTTAGTGTCTGCCACAGTCCAACCACCTCTAGTGGCTATCATGAGTTAGCTAAGAATAGTAGTACAGTTGCATACACTACCAGCACTCCTTCATACATAACCGCTACTACCCCTGCTGCTGCTGCCCCTTCCACCACTGCTGGACAAATGCCCGTAACCACTAGCGCTTCCGTTGACAATAACATCTTGATTGGTGCAAAAGACAATGGTTACAGCTACCATGCTAATAATTATGGCATTATCAGAGGAAGCAGAAACACCATCAATGTTGGTAGTAATATAGCACCTGGATTAGGCTTCTCCCCCAAAAGTGTTCTCCAGGCAGGACATATGA CTCTTGTAAGTTGCAATGGCTTATACTTTGACAATGGAAGTGGCGAAGAACTTGAACCAGGCAGGTGTAGGAGGACAGATGGAAAGAAGTGGCGGTGCAAAAGTAATGTTCTTCCTAATCAGAAGTATTGTGACCGGCATATCCACAGAGGAGTAAAGCAAATGAGAACCTCCAGCCCTGTTGCCACTGCTTCTACCTCAGCCAGTGCAATGAATTCTACTCGGCCCTCTCAGATCACAGGAATAGCTGAAGAAATCCCTAGTACAAATCTCACCATGTCCATCCCAGCAAGATCACCACTGGTGCAAAATGATGAAAAAAGCAATTCCAGCAGTGACAGTGACGCAACCATTACGGACACCAGCCTTTCTGCTTATGAACAGCTAAGTTAG